In Erigeron canadensis isolate Cc75 chromosome 1, C_canadensis_v1, whole genome shotgun sequence, a single window of DNA contains:
- the LOC122585880 gene encoding uncharacterized protein LOC122585880 yields the protein MKARDVVGVLNDLDRREQERSLKDEELPKPKEYVLKEEMVKEMIVEQLKEDRDKLDEEVKGITTRSGKKLRRSRVEQRGEIFKDTMYGTKVTIPFTELVRLTPGYARYIKDMIKENRVPKDVHGIEEVNGILEKGDEFITPKLEDPGSFFISCKIGNKISCDCLADLGASINLMPWSVYTKLSNAALDTTMMTIMLADQTFQRPLGKTHVVIVTVGDLHFQAEFVVMNIPEDKKVPIILGRPFLNTAKAVIEVAECRITIGNGLKDEMKIVS from the exons ATGAAAGCAAGGGACGTTGTTGGAGTGTTGAATGATTTGGATAGGAGAGAGCAAGAGAGGAGCCTGAAGGATGAAGAGCTACCAAAACCAAAGGAGTATGTTCTGAAGGAAGAGATGGTCAA GGAGATGATTGTCGAACAATTAAAGGAAGATAGAGATAAGCTGGACGAAGAAGTGAAAGGAATCACAACCCGATCGGGGAAG AAGCTGAGAAGAAGTCGAGTAGAGCAGAGAGGAGAGATTTTCAAGGACACGATGTACGGGACGAAGGTGACGATACCGTTTACTGAGTTGGTTAGGCTAACACCGGGGTATGCTAGGTATATCAAGGACATGATCAAGGAAAACAGAGTCCCGAAAGATGTGCATGGTATCGAGGAAGTCAATGGAATTCTGGAGAAAGGAGACGAGTTCATCACCCCGAAGCTAGAGGATCCTGGTAGTTTCTTCATATCGTGTAAGATTGGAAATAAGATTAGTTGTGATTGTTTAGCCGACTTAGGAGCTAGTATTAACCTGATGCCTTGGAGCGTCTACACTAAGTTAAGTAACGCAGCACTAGATACCACCATGATGACTATTATGTTAGCAGACCAGACCTTTCAACGTCCTTTAGGAAAGACCCATGTAGTGATAGTAACCGTAGGAGATCTACATTTTCAGGCAGAATTCGTAGTTATGAACATACCGGAAGATAAGAAGGTACCAATAATTTTAGGAAGACCTTTCCTGAACACAGCCAAAGCAGTAATAGAAGTAGCTGAATGTAGGATTACCATAGGAAATG GTCTAAAAGATGAAATGAAGATTGTTTCgtga
- the LOC122585905 gene encoding uncharacterized protein LOC122585905, translated as MDLDEAEKERYLELDELEELRRQAYENSSIHKERTKAWHDRRIRMKEFKEGDKGPFEVIKGYPSGHVELRGNSGGSFIVNGQRVKHYYEEDSYKDEGIELGPYVVDE; from the exons ATGGATTTAGACGAAGCTGAGAAGGAAAGGTATTTGGAACTAGATGAACTAGAAGAACTTAGACGACAAGCATATGAGAACTCTAGTATCCACAAGGAGAGAACAAAGGCATGGCATGATAGGAGGATTAGGATGAAAGAATTCAAGGAAGGTGATAAGG GACCATTTGAAGTCATAAAAGGTTACCCGTCGGGACATGTAGAGTTACGTGGTAATAGTGGGGGTAGTTTTATAGTCAACGGGCAGAGAGTGAAACACTACTATGAGGAGGATAGCTATAAGGACGAGGGCATAGAACTTGGCCCTTATGTCGTTGATGAATAA